In Papaver somniferum cultivar HN1 chromosome 1, ASM357369v1, whole genome shotgun sequence, a genomic segment contains:
- the LOC113333502 gene encoding ubiquitin domain-containing protein 7SL RNA2-like has protein sequence MDVIFETSIGKVFKIEVGYFDTVLEMKEKIHKYEGIPISRQTLILNGQIMSDKHDTEFYQVLEGSRLHLQIDASPHQHYQQPMLPVASPKVKIEESSSSTSSTSRIQLLIKILVSKKQFSLGFDVNDTVGKLRDKVHEVEQGIPCNRLALFLSNNELIDDKRTLGDYGIVDLSEITVTLKSLPPTSMPTTTTTSGGRGGGCSMSSGSSPASNNKRLKLMVLPKCGTQKVQVEVNGNDKVPELKKELQKLNQRGVQFNLPSDGYFFIYNQNVMDEDRSFKSHEVRQGDTIEIFHGSVTGGS, from the coding sequence ATGGATGTGATTTTTGAAACCTCAATAGGTAAAGTCTTTAAAATTGAAGTGGGTTACTTTGATACAGTTTTGGAAATGAAAGAAAAGATTCATAAATACGAAGGTATTCCAATCTCaagacaaaccctaattctcaatgGTCAGATTATGTCAGATAAGCACGATACTGAGTTTTATCAAGTTCTTGAAGGTTCTCGTCTCCATCTTCAAATCGATGCATCTCCTCATCAACACTATCAACAACCCATGTTGCCAGTTGCTTCGCCCAAGGTAAAGATtgaagaatcatcatcatcaacatcttctACGTCAAGAATCCAACTTCTAATAAagattttagtatcaaaaaaacAATTTTCTTTAGGTTTTGATGTAAATGACACGGTTGGTAAATTAAGAGATAAAGTTCATGAAGTGGAGCAAGGTATTCCGTGTAACCGGTTAGCATTGTTTTTATCTAATAACGAACTAATCGATGATAAGAGAACGTTGGGTGATTATGGCATTGTTGATCTTTCTGAAATTACGGTCACACTGAAAAGTTTACCACCTACTTCAATGCCCACGACTACTACAACGTCTGGTGGTAGAGGAGGAGGATGTAGTATGAGTTCAGGTTCATCACCGGCTTCCAACAACAAGAGACTGAAATTAATGGTATTACCAAAATGTGGAACACAAAAAGTTCAAGTAGAAGTGAATGGAAATGATAAGGTTCCAGAATTGAAAAAAGAATTGCAGAAATTGAATCAAAGAGGGGTTCAGTTTAATCTTCCAAGCGATGGGTATTTTTTCATATATAATCAAAATGTTATGGATGAAGATCGTTCTTTCAAGTCACATGAAGTTAGACAAGGTGACACAATTGAGATATTCCATGGTAGTGTTACTGGTGGTTCCTAG
- the LOC113304452 gene encoding APO protein 4, mitochondrial-like, translating to MALRQKLRRSTSEDISVYIKGYRCYSSKLDWNKLRPMILRRIEKRGNDHPVKSMIPVAEDVIINRARLFEGVSTLLGHYPIKACKFCPELYIGKEGHLIKTCHGYRRHIKNQVHHWVDGTLNDIIVPVEAFHLNKYPDIIKHDQRFDFDRIPAVLELCSQAGVDIFDQTLHSIGKDSLSSDVSTSPSDLTYLAVRTLKAWEDMREGVQKLLLVYPAKVCKFCDEVHVGPSGHKARLCGVFKYETWRGAHFWKTARVDDLVPQKIVWRRRNQDPLVLLDKGRNFYGHAPAVVELCIQAGAHAPSKYMCIMKANGSSPALH from the exons ATGGCTTTGAGGCAAAAACTGAGGCGAAGTACTTCGGAAGATATCAGCGTTTACATCAAGGGTTATCGATGTTATAGCTCAAAGTTGGACTGGAACAAGCTTAGGCCAATGATACTTAGAAGAATAGAAAAGAGGGGTAATGACCATCCAGTCAAGAGTATGATTCCTGTTGCTGAAGATGTTATTATCAACCGAGCACGTCTATTCGAAGGTGTTTCCACACTCCTCGGACATTACCCTATCAAGGCCTGTAA GTTTTGCCCTGAATTATACATAGGCAAAGAAGGGCATCTTATTAAAACTTGCCATGGGTACAGGCGTCATATCAAGAACCAGGTTCATCACTGGGTTGATGGTACCCTTAATGATATTATTGTTCCTGTTGAGGCCTTCCATCTAAACAAGTACCCGGATATAATTAAGCATGATCAAAGATTCGATTTTGATCGCATCCCTGCAGTACTTGAGCTATGTTCTCAGGCAGGTGTCGACATCTTTGATCAAACATTGCACTCCATTGGTAAAGATAGTTTGTCTTCTGATGTGTCTACTTCGCCCTCAGATCTTACATATTTGGCAGTTCGAACTTTAAAGGCATGGGAGGATATGAGAGAAGGAGTGCAGAAGTTGTTGTTGGTTTATCCTGCTAAAGTTTGCAAGTTTTGTGACGAAGTTCATGTTGGACCATCTGGGCATAAGGCTAGGCTTTGTGGGGTGTTCAAATATGAAACTTGGAGAGGAGCCCATTTTTGGAAGACAGCACGGGTTGACGACTTGGTCCCTCAGAAGATTGTATGGCGGCGGCGGAATCAAGATCCACTTGTATTATTGGATAAGGGGCGGAATTTTTATGGGCATGCTCCTGCAGTTGTTGAGCTATGCATTCAGGCTGGAGCGCATGCCCCGAGCAAGtatatgtgtataatgaaagcaAATGGTTCATCTCCAGCCCTTCATTAA